Genomic segment of Porites lutea chromosome 13, jaPorLute2.1, whole genome shotgun sequence:
TCTATACAGTTTATCATTGTCAATCTGGTCAAATCCGACACGTGATCACCTGTCAGGAATGTGACAAGTAATGAAAGAGCGCATGCTCGAAATAAATCCTCAAAATTACGGCCGTTTTTCGACGTTAAGATGTGAGTATAACCGCGTTTTAGGAAAAAACTTCACGTCTCTATCAAATTTGTTGTTCAACACGTCGAAAAACGTCCGTGATTTGGAGGATTTTTTTCAAGCATGTGCTCTTTCATCGCCTGTCACACTCCTGACAGGCGATCACGGGTGCAAatcggatttgaccagatctcgccttcggcttcgtcaacaagagatctgggtacgagattaacggaaaagaaatgtacagaacgGACTGCTTTTTCTTACTGGgaattattttttgtgattttcagaAAGTTCCGGAAAAATCATTGataatgtttttgcttttattgagtacgtgcaatgaAAATACATACAtcatttttaaacaataatacTACGATTTGCTTACCCTATGTAAAACCATTAAAACATTAATCGAATGTTAGTAGCATTCGATTATAATAACCTCTACGGTGAGTGATTGTGCTGATGATCGATCGGAAGTGAATACAAGTAACTACTCAAGACCAGGGGTAAATAGTGCAGATCGatcaattttatttcaattttttatggCAATTCAAATTTTTATATCATGTGTTGTAAAACTAGATTTCGTCTACTTTACGCATGCAATGTGCGGAACTTAATCGATTTTTAGCTGTTCACGATCATGGTAACATTCAAGTTCAGTTGTATCAAGTAGATGTATCTTGAAAACCTTTATCTCAGATCATAGTTAGTTAGTTTTTCTTAATATAAAGACCTTAATTTTTCTAGTTTCTCAGCCTGACGATGTCTGATAGCGCGTAGCTAGCATTTTTTAATGTTGTCTTACTGAACACACGACTGTTCTAAGAGCTAAGAGTTGTTTTCCAAAGTTTGAAAGTTTCCAGTTGTTTCCCTATCTACCAATACATGATTGCTTAAACTTTCTCTTTGCTTCCCTTAGCTAAGTCGATTTGAAGATCTCCTTTGCTTTCAAATGTTTCACAACTTTGAGAAGCTATTTCACACATTGACTGACTTTTGATTGTAGTGTCTCTTACTCTGATCGTCTGATCTAAGTTGGACGCAATTAAATCTTCACTAAGAATTCTTTCCTTGTTTGTCGTAAATGAATTAGTGCCTGTCGGTACGATATCTTTTAACAGCATATTGTGAGAAACAGACTCTTTATCTAACAATGAAGAGTTTGAAACAGTTTCCTTGTTTACCAACATTTGAGTGCTAGGAAAAATTTCTTCTTCTACCGAAACCGCTCCAAAGCTTGAATTTCTTTCCTCCGTCTCCAGAAGTTGAGAGGATAAATTGTCTTGTTCGCCCTCTTTTTTAAATTCctcatttctctttttcttcctttgtctCCTACGGTAAACAAGAAATGATCAGTTAAAAGATTAGACTGCACGGGACGAGAATCTTGCGCGAAGCACGCGTGTCTAATCCTTTCTATCCTTCACAAATAAAATACTCCTGTTCCTGTAAGCATGGGCTGTTTTACTGCCCACAAGAAGATTCAAAGGATCAAAGTAAACATAGCGGACATTTTAATCTGAGCTTCTAACAACAATACAACGAAATAACGTGATTTCTGATAGGAGGTTGGGTACCAGAATTAATCCCATCTTGTGGTAGCTCTCTCTTAGTTCCGACAAAGGCTCGATGGAACATTCATCGACATTTGCACATCAGTCTCCCATACTCTACTCTTGATGCCCTCAAATTCTTGTTGGACGACTGTCATACTTAGGagcaattaaaaacaaaagtaatgcaAAAATTTTGGGTGGTAAACAAGGTGTCAATTATAGGAGGAGATGTCCAAATGGATTTACGCGGATCAAGTGATTGCAGTCGCGAAAGCTAGCCAACTGAATATCCTTCATGCCAAGCACCTGAGCGGATTGTCCCGAAACAAAAAGCGCCTTTAAGCCGCGCTGCGGGAGAGAAGAAAGCGTAGAACTTCTAAAAGCAACCTTTAGCTGCAAATTTGGCGAGCTTCAACTCACATCGCGGGAGCAAAACCGTGATTGTTTTCTTCCAAGACAAAGACGAAAAGTCTTATTTGGTGCCAGGAAAATGAAAAGTCCCTGTTCGTGTGGTCAATTGAAGTAAATCAAATTCAGTGTTAAATATATAATcccttattaaaaaatatttaaggaCGGAAAACAGCCCGTGTCTTCTTACCAATAAAGAAATATTCCCAAAAGGTTGAGCGTCGCAATTAGTGATCCCATGATTGCCTTCTCTTTAGATCCAGAGTCTGTAATGTGCACGGCCTTGCGAATGACCGTTACAGGCTTGTGTCGAGGGATGGAAATTTCTTTCACAGCGTGTTGCTTTACGACTTGAAATGTGATGATTGGCTCATTCTTGGACGATGAGTCCATTCCTGAAACTTCTAAAGCAATCAAACAAATACTAATCTTATTTGAAATTCTCTCTGCCTGGAGTACGCATTTGTACTGTACGCTCTCTAATTGTAAAGTATCTTCACTACGAATTTTCTATGTGATAATTCCGCACAAAACTACTCCCTTAACATCGCTGAATCCTCTCAGAATGTAGAACGTGAATGTGGCATATATATCAACCTAGTATGGTCTTGTTGGGTAACTTCATGCAAAGCCAGTCTCAGTGCTCATTCTACTCGTCTTATGCAATGCATTTTGAACCTCTTCCCCAAggattttaaaatgaaaaaatgtgagtgccttttccctttttcaaaacaaaaagatcCTGGGATATGCGGAGTAGATGCATCTTTAAGGCCTGGGTTAAAGGTGTGTTCAAAGTATATGAATGATTAGCAATCTCTCTCGCTAGGAGACCCAggacaaaatgaatttttcccCAAAGGTAGGTTTTCTTGCGACTTCACGTTTAATTATTGTCACGTGGCACCtcacgtgaccaaaaattgaaaatgaaggaaattggcgaattggtggcgaatttactttgtttaaaTGGGTACTCAAATTGCATTTCTGAAAGAGGATAAACGTACCtaactttctacgtttggaatgaatgtacatgaaatttaaaatttaaattttaaatgattCAAGATTGAAATGGTGTTTTCCCTCATAATTATTTATTGAAGTGCAAAGGACGGTCACTCCAAGCCTcaagtgttagaaatatttaatatgaattagAGAAATGCTATCGCTcgattttttgtttgtaaaccGGCCACCAATTGGTCAATAATTTATGATTTTTAGCACACAATATTCATACTTAaaaatgttaaggacgatgAGTTCCTTATTTGTGCCAAATTCTGATTTAGCGTCATCATCTATACCGAAGTTATagccaataaatcattttccaaAAGTAAACCCTAAGTCACAGGCCTTAAACTGCTTGAGATCTTATACTGCCTATGTCTTCGGTAATTATTTTATATGTAATACATGTATGTTTCTCACAACATAAGCTACAATTTCATAGTTGTTGAGAATCAAAAAGGTAAGGTAAACCagaaaaaggcccaaaaggtcggagcttatcccggtttccctagcatgaagcatgcctaggagtattgctactcccccctggacaaGTCCATCGCAGGTTTACCCTCAAGCAGTATGTcgctggtacccatttatacacctgggtgaagtaAACAACAAAGTGGAGTAACGTTTATTGTCTAAGGGACTAAGCGACGGGCGAGGCTGGAAACCCGAACCTCTAGATCtagagttcgaggtgttaactgCTCTGCCACACATTCCTGAAAGGGTATACTAAATGATAAGCTAAATTGGCAATATCGCGTTCTTCACGATAATCAGGGATTATTCGATTCATTATATGTGAAATACGCTATAATAATTCCTACCTGAGCAACTTTTGCCTGAAAAACCGGGTTGACAAGTACAATTAAAACTGCCAGGTGTGTTTTGACAGATGCTGTTATCTGGGCACGGCTTCATCTGACATTCATCAATATCTGAGAAATGAACAACGTTCAATGAATGAAGCCTTTAAAAAGCTTAGTAGGCCACAGTATGTTCGACATGAACCCTCGACCTGTCCATAGTgatatttaaaatttattgagCCTTAGACATATGAGAGTGAAGCATTAAATGTTGCTTTTTGATCACCTAGTATGTTAAAAAGCGcactataaatgaataaatttattattattattgaaggtATGATAGTTTACGTAACTCGATGACGTCATCTGATATGGAAATCACGTTATCATATCAtgaatccgccattttgaattctCTCGAGTTAGGAAGGTACTAGAATTGGGGCAAAATAGATGATAGATAATGCCTTGAATATGCaattttctccatataaagAGAACTTTAAATTTCACGAGGTGTGGCAATAAAAACAACGATTGCATCTTGTCACATATGGTGTCATATCGGCTAACCACAGCAAACAATTGCATCGAGTTGGATTAGATCATCAATCCAATATTTCGCTTGATCCCCTGAAGCTTGGTAAGTGAACCGGACTCGGTGCATCGCAGAGGAAGCACTGGTAAACTCCTGTTTATGTACACGGAATACTTACCGACATCGCATTGTTTGCCCCTATAGCCCTTCCGGCAATGACACGAGTAGCTTCCAAGTGTGTTAACACAAATAGCCCACCATCTGCACGGAGAGAACGTTGCACCGCATTCGTCAATGTCTGCAACAAGAACAACGGTTTGGTAGAGTATAGGCTAGGGATTGTGTCGAGCTTAATAGACTTTTTTAGCGTGTATGTAATGTTTTCCCATTTAAGACCataactgtttctttcaaatatcGTCCTTTGACGTGTATTTACTCGGAAATTGAATGCAtgatttatgaaaagacaaaaggcaaattccccGGGGAACATCACGTGGTTtaaattgggaaaacaaaagctaaaaaggtctatacTCGAGTAATGACGTCTTGCTGTCAACGCCGTCAATTAATACAGAGGTGCAATGCAGTGAATGAGGGTGGTGGCAgatgacaaacaaatttttatGAAGAGCAAGTGACGGCAAAGgaatattaaaaacaacaacgtaACCTGAAACAGAGCGAGCTGCAAGCCATAAACCTTATGACTGTTGCCAATGTAACATGTACACATAAGTATACAGTCCgcgatattttttattttgtgtttttgttttgttttgtttccttttagtttgttttcagtttaacATATCCAAGCAAACGAGTTATTCCTATTTCTTACGTATCCAGAATCAATTAATGATatcttggtatttttctttcctctttatATCAGGCAGTAGTTCTAGAACAATTTGAAAGGAGACAAAGATtcgcacatttttttttcatcggtGCATGCGCAAATACCAGTCTCTCCCTTACCAACACATCCGCGCCCGCGAACTTTTTTCCAACCCTTTCTACAAAGGCATTTGTATTCtcccggccagaccattcccgacAGCACCCGCGGAACGCAGTATTCACTTGGCAAACACTCCGTTTTGAAAAACTTGCAAGCATCGTGAGCCCCTAAAAATCAAACGAAAAATAGTATATGGCATATCAGAGTGGAAACTCTTCGCTCGCTTTctaagggtgcgttcgattgggaaatctggatttagattttaaaatccggatttcggatttacaatcgaacgcgaaatccgaaaacggatttcaacgctgaaatatttattttttggattttcctttttaccgttggattgggaaatccgaaaaaggatttgaaaaactgtcctcTGGAACAGTGGTCTTGCATGCACATAATCAGTAAAAAGAAGACCGCTGTTCAcgagaacagttttgcaaatcccgtttttcggatttcccaatcgaacgacagaaagggaaatccaaaaaatccggaattggatttcttaattgaaatccaccccgaggacggatttctcggaggtaaaatccgttttcggatttcgcgttcgattgggaaatccagatttagattttgaaaatctaaatccggatttctcaatcgaacgcaccctaagtATACAGCATTTATATTGACagattttgttcattttttttctttatttttcctttacatCGCTGATTTCGAATAGTAACTTTTggtaaaacagcaaaagcaATAAAAGCGTCCACTCAAGGAAAAGTAGGGTTAAGCCGCAATTCCAGTTGACTGAAACAAATTCAAACACAAGGGACCATCTGTGAACATCTGCACCTTCTTAATTAATTTCCTAAGGTTTTCTCATTTTATGGCAGTTTTTTCGCGCAAGGTAAACATTATTGTTGCCGAGCAATTAAAAAGAAGTACTCTTAATAAAACTTCGTTTTAAAAGGAACACCTTTCCTTGTTGTACAAACACTTAGAGGGGGTCGGCCAAATTTTATCTGTATGTTTATAAAGAAAGCTCCTTTTGGGTGCAACTTTCGATAACTGCATACGATCATTTGAATCCCAACATTTCGCCATCAAGTtcatcttttttcttcaaatggtTTCAATGTTTTCTTCAATCATAATTTACACCACTATTCCAATCTACCTTTACAATGTTTTGGGAAATCTAATGGTCATAGTCATTATTCAGAAAAACAAGAGGCTACGGGAATGTCCGAACACCTTTCTTTTACAAGCTCTTTCAAGCGCCGATCTGTGCTTTTCAGTCGAGGTTTTGACCAGCTTCGTTCTCCTTTCAAAAGACGCCTCTAATGCGACTGCCGATTTTACTTTCGACGCATTGAGCTCAATTTATATTCTTGCAACCTTATCAATGGAAAGGTACTATGCGATTCTCAAACCATTTGTGCACATGAGAAAAGTGACGAAAACTTTCATACGTAAATTAGTGTGCGCAATATTTTTTGTGGCAGCTGTTTTAAGTGCACCGGGTTATTACATTACCTTTGAGAGATATTCAAGTGTTGCCAAAGAAAGAGCAAACAGGATAACAAGAGCCTCACGTACAACCACTTGGTTCGAAACTTTTAACACGACGTATTCAATTGTTCTTTTCATATTTGGCTTCATTTTGCCGACTGCGTCTATGGTTTTCTCTTATTCACGAGTTATTTGCTATGCTTGGTCTAAAGCGGAACCGAACGTAAATGTTGCGCTTTTGAAAGCCCGGAAAAAGTTGACGAGCCTTTTTATTCTTGTAACTGTTGTATTCTTCGTTACTTGGTCTCCTGCTTTTGTGCGGATGATTGTGACAGGATATCATGCAGACGACCAAAAAACCTTGAAATTCGAGTTGCTGTCGATGTTGATCGCGCTCGTTGGCTCAGCGGCGAATCCTTTGATTTATACCATGCGCTGCCCGAAGTTTCGCCAAGAAGTTGTTAAGCTATTTAAATGCAGTCGATGTAAGCGGAAATTACCACCTCAGCTGCACTGAGTAGCTGTAGATGGGGCAAACAGGAGTTTTCTGAACTTAGTATAACAATTACACTGAGCCTGCCGTAACTATATCGTGTTGTTTGATAGCCTTTACACAAATAGAAAAGGGAGAATCAGTCCTTTCATTTCAAACGTAATACCAGAGAGCCTCAGTATCagtgagtatcaggcgtttatGGGGATAGGGGCCGTGGtgtggggggaaggggggtggggaggaGAAGAGAGAAACGACAACGGGAGATTAATTATATATCAAGCGGCTGTTTTTAATGTATACTAATCATTTGACAGTCGTCGTATTTCACTCGCTCTTTGAAAGACATATATTTATATCGGCccaaacctttttttaaaaaaaagctccTTAAGGGATTGAGGCTCTAGTTGACTGGCTAAAACTGAATCAATGTGTGGGAGGGTGGAAGGCTTCCATAAAAGCGTCACTTTGTGTTAGGCGTTTCTCTCCCTTCGCTTTTTCCCCTTTTCGCTTCTCTCTTTCCCTTTGCTCCCttgaaacgcctgatactcaggctactctTGACAAACCCCTAAGGAAGGccaaattaaaagcaaaaatataaacaTATTCTGAttatcattttgtaaaatatagagtgttttcactcacgtggcctgCATCtacgcaaatttattgaaacaaaagaaagcgtttgcataagaaaagagttcaactcccagaggattggtttgggataccaacatggccgccgtttcattgttttgggacaccaatatggccgccgtgacgtcatgtgaaaacgctctatagggTAAACGGAAATACCGCGACATTGTGGAGGGTTTCAGCTTGTCCGTATCCACGACGACCCAGATACTTCGATCCagtaatattttcctttttttgtacatacatgtataatgTGTAATTACCTTCCAGATATACCTGACCAGCATAAAAGCTTTGCTCTACTTGATTCACACCGAAAGATGCAAAAAACGTTTTAGCTCTAAATTTCAGTATAGTGCCATGGCCATTTTGAGTGTATCTTCTGACCAGTCCTTGCCAAAGTTCGCCCTTGTTTGCCTTTGAAAACTGCGCAAGGATGATTGAGTTTAAGCCAAATCCCCAGCCAGAGTTTATATTGGGCCTCTGTTCGCAATAAACGTGGGTCTTTATGAGTGGAAAAGGAATCACGTAAAAGTCGTGAATGTCTTTTTTTTCGTCGGGCGAGAAACACAGTCCATGGGGGGTCCAGCCACACATCCAGCCGCGAGACCACGACAAGTTTGCTGTTTTGCCCAATGGATTCGCATCATGTAGAACTATTGCTCTTCTGTTTCCTTTccctag
This window contains:
- the LOC140922287 gene encoding uncharacterized protein, whose product is MKPNMKRTIEYVVLKVSNQVVVRAHDACKFFKTECLPSEYCVPRVLSGMVWPGEYKCLCRKGWKKVRGRGCVDIDECGATFSPCRWWAICVNTLGSYSCHCRKGYRGKQCDVDIDECQMKPCPDNSICQNTPGSFNCTCQPGFSGKSCSEVSGMDSSSKNEPIITFQVVKQHAVKEISIPRHKPVTVIRKAVHITDSGSKEKAIMGSLIATLNLLGIFLYWRQRKKKRNEEFKKEGEQDNLSSQLLETEERNSSFGAVSVEEEIFPSTQMLVNKETVSNSSLLDKESVSHNMLLKDIVPTGTNSFTTNKERILSEDLIASNLDQTIRVRDTTIKSQSMCEIASQSCETFESKGDLQIDLAKGSKEKV